In Solanum stenotomum isolate F172 chromosome 6, ASM1918654v1, whole genome shotgun sequence, one DNA window encodes the following:
- the LOC125869272 gene encoding DNA repair protein RAD16-like — translation MRLRSRPSSSSAKGKQSRQYQDSSDEDDLLSISSDSDYIGNSDEEVADEVVNLTEEVVCSNRTKRNGGKKRIETKEDQGEEEEHVDWVMNEVGRGGEVDAGYLQLIGRIEDRKKIREKNQKKRPTLLWEIWEEENDSWMAENYPNDPDFNSQDELVTETAQPPSDLIMPLLRYQKEWLAWALKQEESTARGGILADEMGMGKTVQAIALVLAKRELGQAIYGSSLLSPAPCTSQELPAVKGTLVICPVVAVIQWVSEIDRFTTKGSNKILVYHGANRVKNIDKFAEYDFVITTYSTVEAEYRKNVMPPKEKCQWCGKSFYEQKLSVHQKYFCGPDAVKTAKQSKQQSKTGGKPSKLKKNPIEGDSEIDTGKRGRGKGIKRKSETDAGSVDDSACAGQDMSMRKSILHSVKWNRIILDEAHYVKDRRSNTTRAILALESSFKWALSGTPLQNRVGELYSLVRFLQIVPYSYYFCKDCDCRVLDYSSSECPHCPHKSIRHFCWWNRYIASPIQSQGNRGTGRDAMVLLKHKILKSILLRRTKKGRAADLALPPRIVTLRKDSLDVKEEDYYTSLYNESQAQFNTYIQAGTLMNNYAHIFDLLTRLRQAVDHPYLVVYSSTAMARRESTNDAGSVEQPCGLCHDPVEDPVVTSCTHVFCKSCLIDFSASVGQVSCPSCSKPLTVDFTANDKGDQKSKATIKGFRSSSILNRIHLDDFQTSTKIEALREEIRFMIERDGSAKAIVFSQFTSFLDLIHYSLQKSGVSCVQLDGSMSMTARDSAIRRFTEDPDCRIFLMSLKAGGVALNLTVASQVFLMDPWWNPAVERQAQDRIHRIGQYKPIRIVRFVIENTIEERILKLQEKKELVFEGTVGGSSEALGKLTEADLKFLFVT, via the exons ATGAGGCTCCGTTCTCGTCCTTCATCGTCTTCCGCCAAAG GAAAACAAAGCCGCCAATATCAGGACAGCTCTGATGAGGATGACCTTCTTTCTATATCCTCGGATTCTGATTATATTGGAAACAGTGATGAAG AAGTAGCTGATGAAGTAGTTAATTTAACTGAGGAAGTGGTATGTTCCAATAgaacaaaaagaaatggggGCAAAAAGAGGATTGAAACAAAAGAAGATCAGGGAGAAGAAGAGGAACATGTAGATTGGGTAATGAATGAAGTAGGAAGGGGTGGTGAAGTAGATGCTGGCTACCTTCAATTGATAGGGAGGATAGAGGATAGGAAGAAGATCCGTGAAAAGAATCAAAAGAAGAGACCCACTTTGCTGTGGGAGATCTGGGAAGAAGAAAACGATAGTTGGATGGCTGAAAACTATCCAAATGATCCTGACTTCAATAGTCAGGATGAGTTGGTAACTGAAACTGCTCAGCCACCTTCTGATTTGATCATGCCCTTGCTGAGGTACCAGAAAGAGTGGTTGGCTTGGGCGTTGAAGCAAGAAGAATCTACTGCTAGAGGTGGTATTCTTGCTGATGAGATGGGGATGGGGAAGACTGTTCAAGCCATAGCTCTTGTGCTTGCTAAACGCGAACTAGGGCAAGCAATTTATGGTTCCAGTTTGCTCTCACCTGCCCCTTGTACTTCCCAGGAGCTCCCTGCAGTGAAAGGAACCCTAGTCATATGTCCCGTTGTTGCTGTGATTCAGTGGGTTAGTGAGATTGATCGCTTCACCACTAAAGGAAGCAACAAAATTTTGGTTTATCATGGCGCCAACAGGGTGAAGAATATTGACAAATTTGCAGAATATGATTTTGTCATCACTACATATTCCACAGTGGAGGCTGAGTACCGGAAAAATGTGATGCCACCAAAAGAAAAATGTCAGTGGTGTGGAAAGTCTTTTTATGAACAGAAGCTTTCTGTTCACCAGAAGTACTTTTGTGGACCAGATGCTGTTAAAACGGCTAAACAATCAAAGCAGCAGAGCAAGACTGGAGGAAAACCGTCAAAGCTGAAAAAGAATCCTATTGAAGGTGATTCAGAGATTGATACGGGTAAAAGAGGCCGTGGGAAGGGAATAAAGCGCAAAAGCGAGACTGATGCTGGTTCTGTTGATGATTCAGCCTGTGCCGGTCAAGATATGTCCATGAGGAAGTCAATTTTGCACTCTGTGAAATGGAATCGTATCATTTTGGATGAG GCCCATTATGTAAAAGATAGACGCTCCAACACTACAAGAGCTATTCTTGCGCTAGAATCTTCTTTTAAGTGGGCCTTAAGTGGTACTCCCCTCCAGAACCGTGTAGGAGAGCTGTACTCACTT GTCCGTTTCCTGCAAATTGTTCCTTACTCGTACTACTTCTGCAAAGATTGTGATTGCAGAGTTCTGGACTATAG CTCATCCGAGTGCCCACATTGCCCCCACAAATCTATTCGGCACTTTTGCTGGTGGAATAGA TATATTGCCTCACCCATACAATCTCAAGGGAATCGTGGGACTGGAAGAGATGCGATGGTTTTGTTGAaacacaaaattttgaaaagcatATTGCTGAGACGTACTAAAAAGGGAAGGGCCGCTGATCTTGCACTTCCTCCAAGGATT GTTACTTTGCGGAAAGATTCTTTGGATGTTAAAGAAGAAGACTACTACACATCACTGTACAATGAAAGCCAGGCACAATTTAATAC ATACATTCAAGCTGGTACTTTGATGAATAACTATGCTCACATTTTTGATCTACTCACACGCCTGCGACAG GCAGTTGATCATCCTTACCTTGTGGTATACTCAAGTACTGCTATGGCTAGAAGAGAAAGCACAAATGATGCTGGCTCTGTTGAACAACCATGTGGTTTATGTCATGATCCAGTTGAAGATCCAGTT GTTACTTCTTGCACACATGTCTTTTGCAAGTCATGTCTAATAGATTTTTCTGCAAGTGTGGGACAAGTTTCATGCCCTTCATGTTCTAAACCACTTACAGTGGATTTCACGGCAAATGATAAGGGGGATCAGAAATCTAAAGCCACGATCAAAGGGTTTAGGTCCTCAAGTATACTGAACAGAATTCATCTTGATGATTTCCAGACAAGCACAAAAATAGAGGCTTTG agagaagaaaTAAGGTTCATGATTGAAAGAGATGGTTCTGCGAAAGCAATAGTCTTCAGTCAATTCACATCATTTTTGGATCTGATACACTATTCTCTACAGAAG TCGGGCGTCAGTTGTGTTCAATTAGATGGATCCATGTCTATGACTGCCAGAGATTCTGCAATTAGAAGATTCACCGAGGATCCAGATTGCAGGATATTCCTTATGAGCTTGAAAGCTGGAGGTGTTGCCCTCAATCTTACAGTGGCATCACAA GTTTTCTTGATGGATCCTTGGTGGAATCCTGCTGTGGAGCGGCAAGCCCAAGATAGAATCCATCGAATAGGGCAGTATAAACCAATCAG GATTGTGAGATTTGTGATTGAGAATACAATCGAGGAGAGGATCTTAAAGTTGCAAGAGAAGAAGGAGCTAGTTTTTGAAGG GACGGTCGGTGGCTCTTCTGAGGCGTTGGGGAAACTAACAGAGGCAGATTTGAAGTTCTTGTTTGTAACCTAA
- the LOC125869294 gene encoding uncharacterized protein LOC125869294: MLATYLILFVLISLVLGEILVYFGICFQTQFQEPILLALSRGNNSLIVWIRILMFAIFVYWVYTSISILCSWRIFHGPIDWSDGVALNLLILQSSLMGFSLFAWMVLDKLHPVIMENISIRKIIKAERKILQERKLHMEGHCRVLQGKVADLTAKMKKLKMDYQMKANKARAEGAIVLELKNNFEEFRLKYDRLFDYNQTLRNQLQSISHEVQKIDESNEWSNLKTKLGFPTVENNGKCVDFENVSETATKYGEYPFSATPSSSSPRHRRPIYQC, translated from the exons ATGTTGGCCACATACCTTATACTATTCGTACTTATCTCCCTTGTTTTGGGCGAAATACTTGTATACTTTGGGATTTGCTTCCAGACCCAATTTCAAGAACCAATTCTTCTAGCTTTGTCTCGCGGAAACAACAGTTTGATCGTATGGATACGGATATTGATGTTCGCCATTTTCGTGTATTGGGTATACACCAGTATTTCCATTTTATGTAGCTGGAGGATTTTTCACGGACCCATCGATTGGAGTGATGGGGTTGCTCTCAATTTACTAATTCTACAATCTTCTCTTATGG GATTTTCACTATTTGCATGGATGGTGTTGGACAAATTGCACCCTGTAATAATGGAGAACATCTCTATTAGGAAGATTATCAAGGCTGAAAGAAAAATACTTCAGGAGAGGAAATTGCATATGGAGGGTCATTGTAGAGTTTTACAGGGGAAGGTTGCAGATTTGACAGCTAAAATGAAGAAACTGAAAATGGATTATCAGATGAAAGCTAATAAGGCTCGAGCTGAAGGAGCTATCGTGTTAGAATTAAAGAACAACTTTGAAGAATTCCGTCTCAAATATGATCGTTTATTTGATTACAATCAGACACTTCGGAACCAGTTGCAGTCAATAAGCCACGAGGTCCAGAAAATTGACGAGTCAAATGAATGGTCTAATTTGAAAACCAAGCTTGGGTTCCCAACAGTTGAAAATAATGGAAAATGTGTAGATTTTGAGAATGTATCGGAAACAGCAACAAAATATGGTGAGTACCCTTTCTCTGCCACTCCTTCATCATCCTCGCCCAGACACCGAAGACCAATTTATCAGTGTTGA